atacacacacactcactcacctttgTATATTAGATGAAGAGTGCAGTATTGAGTACAATTTTTCCTTGCAGTACCATGCTTCACCACATGGAGTGCACTTTCATTCAGGCATAGACAATAGTCTGCAGCTCTATCATACTGTCTAATTTATAAAATTGTTGCATTTTTGGATTATAGGGTTAATGATCACATTTGCTTCTGTAAATTTTAAGTTTTTGTAAATATATGAAATATCTCTGATCGTCACACTAAGAATTATCTTTATGTTTCAGAACGGTGACTCTGTGGTTACAGAAGATTGTGGGACGTCCTGCTCCTGCCGGTCAGGAGTGCTGTCCTGTGCTTCATCTACCTGCGCAGCATCCTTCTGCCAGCCGAGAGAGGGCGTGCGCAGCTGTCAGCAGCTCGGATCCCAATGTACACTAAAAGCCGATGGCAAATTCATTACTTTTGATGGCATCTCTGGACAGTTCCCAATGGATGGATCATACGTGATGTCATCGTCTTGCAGCAAAGACGAAAAAGACCATTTCATGGTGGTGGCTGAAGTTAAAAAGTGCAGCAGTTCCAAAAAGGGAAGAGCTCTGCAAATCTTTACATCCCAAGGTCTCATATCTGTGACCGTGGAGCAGGACATCTGGGTGAGATTCGTCTTCTGAATGTTGAGAGTCTACATTTTTTTGGGCAAATTTTCCTTTAATTAAGACTTGTATCTGAACAGCTTTCATGATATAGTTAAAGGGGCATCAAAAGATTTGCCTATAAAATTCTTTGCTGGTGGTAATGTTGAATGCTCCCACACAGTTTTCTCTCTCCTCCTTGTTCATTGCACAGCCCCATGCATATTATATGTTCTGTGCATGCGCCGAATCGATAATTTCTGGTTTTGACAGAATCCAGTGTAATCATAGGAACTGGAGGAATATCGGAGTGTGGCACCACGGTGGCACAGTTCATCCACACATTTCTCTCTCTTCTCATTGTTCCCTGCACAGCCCCATGCATAGTATATGTTCTGCACATGCGCCGAATAGATAATTTCTGGTTTTGACAGAATCCAGTGTAATCACATGAACTGTAGCTGTCATATGACAGAGTGCTGGACAGGAGGAATATCGAAGAGTGGCACCACAGTGGCACAGTTCTTCCACACAGTTCTTCCTCTTTTCCTTGTTCTCTGCACAGCCCTATGCATATTTTatgttctgcgcatgcgccggatgGATAATTTCTGATATTGGTAGAATCCTGTCCAATCACATGAACTGTAGTGGTCATATAACAGAGCGATGGGCAGGAGAAATATCAGAGAGTGGCACCACGGTGGCACAGTTCATCCACACAGTTCTCTCTCTCCTCCTTGTTCCCTGCACAGCCCCATGCAAAATATATGTTCTGCACATGCGCCGAACAGATAATTTCTGATTTTGACAGAATCCTGTCATATCACATGAACTGTAGTCGTCATATAACAGAGTGATGGGCTGGAAGAATATCGGAGAGTGGCACCATGGTGGCACAGTTCTATCTCTTCTCCTTGTTCCCTGCACAGCCCCGTGAATAGTATATGTTCTGCGCATGCGCCAGATGGATAATTTCTGATTTTGACAGAATCCTGTCCAATCACATGAACTGTAGTTACCCTATAACAGAGCAATGGGCAGGAGGAATATCAGAGAGAGGCACCACGGTGGCACAAACCACAGTTCCTCCTCTCAGCCCAGAAGTTTATGAATCCTACaggggacaaaaacttttttttaagtGCAAATTTTGAAAAAATTGTTACATCTACTCTAAAAATTGGATGTTGGGTGGCGTAAGGGAATTTAATTTTTTTGGAAAATGTTTcttgattttctccatttttttcttgtaGTTGAATGGTTGGGAGCTTCAAGCCCCAAGAGATCTTGGAAATGGTACTATGAAGATCCAGAAATCCCAGACTGGAACATCCGTAGAGCTGCTCAACCAGATAATTGTGATAATTAACAAGACTGGTGAAATACAAATCACTCCAAAGGAGCAGATGTCCGGCAAGTTGTGTGGACCTTGTGGAAACTTCAACAGAAAGGCCGACGATGATCTCCTTCTAAAGACCGGTGAAGTGTCAGCGGACATCTCCTTTACAGTCAACTCCTGGATCGCGAGACACTTGAGCCCATGGTGAGATTGTCAGCAATTTTTAATTAAGACTTAAAGGTGTTGTCTCAAGTTCCTTTCTTCAGGAGTacacagctcctcagccttctggcttCCTGCCTGAAGGGGGCAGTGCagtcctgaagattgacagttcaggCCTGCGGCATTGCTGAGCTCTGCAACATAAGAAGACACTAGTATCTCAATGGGAGGTACATAGGTATAATGCTGGACCAcgggggacctgggcttaccctttagtgggtagTGAggaggacgccaggtaccactcccagtggagtgaccaggactgtggcagctgaccctcaggACAGGAGACAGACTCAGGTGCAGGTGGGATAATTAAGGCACACTGAACAGgtgggtatggacaggaatgggggcttggggggggggggggggggggggggggggggggggggggggggggggggggggggggggggggggggggggggacaggaatGGGGGCTTTGGCAGGGACAGATAggcatgggaaggcaggtactgggggCAGACACAGGGTTAATGGGACctgacaagtagagatgagcgaaccttaggctCGAGGTTCGGGTTCGGAAACTGAGCTCCAAAAAgcactatttccaggaaatgcctctcaggctATGGCTGAGAGACACTGTATTTAAGGCAACCTCCcaataggggaggtgcctgtgcaacatatTCAGTTAGTCAGTAAACAAGTCTGCTAGTTGTCAGTAGAGAAGAGTGAACCTTAGGCTCGAGGTTCGGGTTCGGAAACAGAGCTCCAAAAAGCCAAGGTTTTGGTTCGAGGTTTCAGTGAGTGTTGAGTATGAACCACTCAAACGAACAGCGCTGTGCTTGTGCATGAGTCGTGCACAGCCCTGTGCGAGCAGTGtgtagtgtttgatcggctcacatttgtggtaaaatcagtgtgatcagatgtagggtACACACACAAACCCCCGAAAGAAAAAATAAACCCTGACTTGAAAGTGTTTTGCTTATGGGCCATTAACAAAAAACTTCCGAGGCAGGGTGGGCATGGTTTATTTTCTTGGGGGGGTTGTGTATatgctacatctgatcacgctgaatttaccccaaatgtgagccaatcaaacactgcatgcggctcGCACAGGACTgtacatcactcatacccaagcacagcgctgcttatTTGAGTGGTTCGTACTCGTCACTCGCTCGAATCTCGAACAAGAACCTTGTTTTTTGGAGctttgtttccaaacctgaacctCGAGCCTAagcttcactcatctctactgacaaCTAGCAGACTTGTTTACTGACTAACTAAatatgttgcacaggcacctcccctaatgggaggatgccttaaatgcacagtgcctctcagccgtagcctgagaggcatttcctggaaatagtgcTCCGgctctttaagaggagggccagtgtgCACGCACACGACTTATGTGCACTCTCGGGAACCATGTGCAGTATGTACAGGGCTTGGGAGGGGAAGGGGCGGCAGCAGCACACAAGGATGGCTGGGGGAGTAAGGGGAGGATGTGACCCAGCCGGGGTGGTGAGTAAGTCACTGGCGCTACAATAGGGATCCTCGTACAGATTTTGTATTTTAATGTCACTTTATATTACACCTTAAGATGGTAATGGTATATTTAATAATAGGAGAATGCATGCATTTATCGTTTAAGTTCACAATTTACTGCTCTACGACTattcaaaaaagtatttttttttttgtttttagttcgCCGTGATGAGTTCCATACAAGTTTCTTCCAAAGGCAAAATGAACCTGATCTCTCTTCATAAGACTCCACCACAAGAATTATTTTATCCTATTCCAAAAATGCTGATTCAGCGGTTCTGCTCAAGAGTGAATGTCCCATAGTCAACAGATGAAATCCAGCCGTACAATATATCGCCAAATTGGAGGATTTGGGCACAAAAGAAAGCAAAGGATGAATCGGTCCCATTGTCTGTAAGACGCTGCTAAGACTTCACTGTATAGATTTGTTTACATTCACATCTGTATTTTATATTAAAAGGCGACAAACGTTGAATCCTTGAATATTTTGTCGAATTTTTAAATTTTGGATACAAATACTCAGATATTCTCATCAGTATATAACTATAAAAAAAATGTGTCTATAGATAAAGTTACAACTGATAACAACTGTTCAAAACATGAAAAATATCTGAGAATTTTTGTTATGCACCAATAaatattttcaaaaaataaatttGTACAATTTGTGCATCTTCGATTGAATTTTGTCTGGAAATTTTATTTGCATCAAATCTAAATGTCACGATCCCTCTGAGCAGAGCATCTTTCAGACTAGACCTGGTAGTGACAattttcctctgtgcagagcatcttgcctgtggagatgctctgctgcaccttcctgaaTTACTGAGCTGGCAGCCTGTTTAACTCAGCAGGATTCCATGATGGTGCTGATTGCTCAGctattccaccttcctggtaattgctcaggtttctttactgagcatgctcgtccAGAACGtcaccagttgtattctctggttctgcagttgtgataTTGGCTTGTGTCTATGCTAGTGTTTTTatctttgtttcctgaccccggaTTGTTATTTgattcctctctgcactctccctgttcctgtcgtgacctcctgccttttgacctcggaccgttacctgaccacgtctctgttttctccctgaacctattacgtgcGCTCCTGATATTCTGagcctcggattgtgacctgaccagGCCTCTGTTTACTCCATGTTATCCTACGTGTTCTCCTGTTACCAGAACCCAAATTTCCTAACTACTCTTCTGTCTATACTATTCGTAAGTAGGGACTGCATCACACTAAAGTTCTCCAACGCCTCTTAATGTCTTGAAAAGTCATGCACAATATCAAAATGCTTCCCAGGAAAATCTCTTCAAAAGTGGCCATTGTAACAAAAAGTAAAGCGACTTTCTTTATtacttctttttatatatatatatatatatatatatatatatatatatatatattgaattagGCTAAAAAAACAATTATGTAAAATATTGGTGTCACAACAACTCTGTGGGATAGCAGGGAATTGTGGCTCCTAAGTTGTCTCTCAAGTTAAAGGCCCCTATGCCATCCCTAACCACAGGGATGCTCTTGACGATGGCGAGGTCTGAGTCTCTTCAAACTCTGTTACACAGTGAACGCACGCACAAAGgtgaagacaataagagattaagaAGGAAAGAACAAGAGCAGGAAagaagcaacaagacaacaggggtaaactccacaacaaaaCCAAGCAAAAAGAAGAACTATCTTCAGaaagtctggaacaccacacctcgacaaactatagctggcatgggtggaaggattcaaccagtataaataggaggggaacagatgtgataggcctcctcacaacatgtgataaaAGGAGCACGCAGActggcagagattaactcctgctagcctggtTATGAATCAGCATAAAGCAGGTTGAC
This is a stretch of genomic DNA from Anomaloglossus baeobatrachus isolate aAnoBae1 unplaced genomic scaffold, aAnoBae1.hap1 Scaffold_5432, whole genome shotgun sequence. It encodes these proteins:
- the LOC142283630 gene encoding von Willebrand factor-like; this encodes MDGSYVMSSSCSKDEKDHFMVVAEVKKCSSSKKGRALQIFTSQGLISVTVEQDIWLNGWELQAPRDLGNGTMKIQKSQTGTSVELLNQIIVIINKTGEIQITPKEQMSGKLCGPCGNFNRKADDDLLLKTGEVSADISFTVNSWIARHLSPCSP